The region CCAGTATGACTATTTTATAGCTAAGAGAGAACTTTAATCCTAGAAACTCTTGGCATCTATTTCTATCTAGCTCGTAGTGATGTCGAATCGATGTAGAGGTATTCGATATCTTAAGCATAAGCAAACCAAAGAGAGCCAATTTTCGAgaatataatgtatataatgTATGTTATCCCTAGGTACGCATTCTTGAGCATTGTGAATTTTGTTCGGTTTTAGTTGCATTTGAATCGGCAGTTTAGGTTACCGTTTAAGTTTTAGTTATCCTGCCTtatttgaaataataaaaattacccatcCAAGCCTAGCACATATCCTGACCCGCTCCCTTGGAAAACTAGCACACGGAATTCGCATATATAGAATGTATAACATACGATTCGTTGCTTTCGATGTCTTGGTATCTAATACCGAGCCCCCCCCTTAAAAGCTCAGCTGGCCAATCGGCGGCGATTTGGCTTAAACCCTCCGTTGCTCTCCATTTTCCTGCAAAACGTTTCGAATGAAGCACCTTGACAAGCTAAAACCATAAACTGAAATacgaaaatgttttataaattGTTCCATTAGTTTCGTAAGCCTTCAGATAgagaataaaaattaaataatattgtaatttattgcAAGCAAGCGCATCCATAACAGCGACACAACTCACAAGTAATACACAAAACAGACATGAACATCCACACatctttatatataatataaatagaaataTATTCCCCAGCAATTATTAAatgattaaataaatacaattttaaatgtCAAATCTAAGAAGAGTCTTTTTTATTCAAAGGAGATGGGTTGGGAAAGGATATAGTTCCTAAAAGAAAAGGATTCTTCGAACCATCTGTACTTCCTTTAAACAACATTAAAATCTCatcaatatttttcttaaaaactgGACAGACTCCAAGAGAAGAAATGGTTGTGAGGTATCTtagatattatttattttttttgatgcCTCGAAGCTaatgtgctgctgctgcagtcgTAATGGCTTCGGCAATTCCTCATATGTGCTCTACATTGCTTTATTTCTTTCTTggtttttgcctttttgtacATTTTGGTAAGTCAACTGATAAGCAAAGGGGAAATAAATATGCATACGGACCGAGAGCGAACGAAAAAATGGCAATATGAGCAGCACATTTAGCTTCGTTtcacggggcgtatgagttaTCTGCCGTGGACTCCCTCCCCAACATCTTGGCCGCAGATACGAAACAATTTATTAGCACCAAAGTTTActtattttcatttctttaTTTCGTTCGCCTTTGTTACATCCCGCAGACACATACCGAGAGATATGTAGCAAAGAAATAccattttttccaagggggttGTGGCTTCCGTGCGGTTACTAAATCAGCGCACAacattatttcttattttaagtacacacacacacatgggtTGTGCGGGTGGATGCGGCAGGGGATGTGCATCATTTGTTATCGccaacttttaaattaaaattgtggTAAGGAGTGAGCTGCAGAACAAATTTATGGCATATCTTTGGGCCACAGCATATTGGCCATGGCTGCTTATTTATGGATTTCCTAATAAAGTGCGAGACTGTTGCATACTTCTGGGCTAAAATATGAACTGCCAGCCAAAGAGAGAGATCACTTGAaaggaatatgaatataattCCAGAAACATTCCCCCCTTTACAACATAAATATTTgcgggaaaatatttaattcctgGCCAAAACAAGAGCTTGTACTTCTGACCAAAGCCCTTGGCAGAACAGAGGGATGTATGGTAGGTAGAGCATTCCGCATAACTTTAtccattaattaaaattgctaGCACTCTGCACCGCTCTGTGGTTGGCTCACGAATGAAATTGCAGCCACGCCCCAGCTCCTCCCATCGCCCTTCTAGGGGGcattaaatgtaaatatacataaacaGGAGCCGAAGctgaaaagaaaacatttaCATAGTTAACTACGCCGCACTTGCCACTTGCGGCTCTTGGCCGAACTTTCGTGGTGGCTCAAAGGTGGGCTGCTTGCCAGAGTGGCAGCATAAATCTTGCTTTCCAAAACTTTTTCATATTGCCTTAATAACGCCAAATGGGGAATAAATCTGAATAATGCAATCATAATTAAGTGATGCTCGCAACTCCACAAAGATAAATAACTCCAACTAAGACTCCTCTATCGAAATCAACCAAAGAAGCAAATACCCATCAAAGACAAATTTCTTAGCGGCAATTAGAGTACACAAAAACAAGGACCAGTCCAATGAAAGCCAGTGCCAAAAAGGACAACAAAGACCTGGGCGGTGGGGGGAGTGGCCGAAAAGGACATAAATAGTTTTGCGGCTTTGACTGATATGCGGGGCAATAAAACTAATGAGCGTGCGAGCCAAAATAGTTGACAGTGGTTTTGGTTTCGGCTTCGGTTTCGGTATGGTGGTGGCTTCTTTGGTGTGCCATTGCTGTACTACATTTTTCTACCCTGCCCCACTGCCAGGGTGGTTTTTGGCGGCGATTCATTTGCCAAATTGAGTGCGCAAACAAACCGTAACGAAAGTCAAATGAATATAACGCAAGTCCAATTAAATGGTCATAAGTAATAATAATTCCGCTTTGATTTGTGACATTCACTTTACACGGCGAGCGAGGAGAAAAAGTGCGAGGGGTTTCAGTTTCCACTTTGCTAGACATCTTTATTTTGCACTTGGCCAAATTAGTTAATGAGAAGCCATTCCAAAATATGGGAAAAGAGCAAGCCAGGGTTCTGCGAAAGGTAATAAATCGTATTCGCTTCTTAAAGGATAAAACCTAAATCTTGAGTTAATGAATTATCGAATAAATGTACTGCTATACGTATATTAACATTTGATAAATGTAATTTTGAGGATTAATATTAAAAGCTATATTTACCATCTTGCAATCGATCCCCAAACGGAACAACATGTATAAATCAGGACTCTAATCCACTTCAATATGCGTCAaaggataaaaaaatatctttaaaaaattttttttgagaacTTAAGGAAAAAACTATGATTTTTGTGTCTATGTTTTGATGAAAAATAAAGCTACTTAAAGTTCTAAATACGAGAAAGTGAAACATTTGTGGATCTGACGAATAATAAGGAATTATGAACAAATTATGAACATTATGAACAAAAATCTTTTGATGTActttttaatgaatattttgTAACCTTCAAATGTGATCCAATAACAGACAACAGTTTATAAATCAGTACTCAAATCGGGTTCAAACTGTatcaaaaggcaaacaaaaattatcaaaaaaatgtttgaacaAATTTTGGCTAAAATCATGATGAATCATCCCCCTTTGACCCCTTTAAAAAATTGCGCAAAATTGGTCAAAATTGTTGTCTCCAGGTTTTGATTGGAAAAGATGCTACTCTGAGTTCTAAAGGCGGGAATGTATAACATTTGTGGATCTGACAAGTATTAGCCAagttataaatatttctatatggaaaaaagtcaaaaattggaaaaagagtttttaatattttttatgtggCCAAAATCCAAACTTTTGATGcactttttagtgaatattttGGCATATTCTCAAGCTACCTGACAACGAAATGCCATTTATAAATCAGGACTCTAATCACTtgtaatctgcatcaaaacatagCAAAAATTGTACAGcaaaaatttttgtcaaattttgtctaaaatcatgatgttacaTGTTACACctttcaaaaattgaaaaaaatgggccaacatttttgttgctttttttttgcgaaaaatttAGCTACTCAAAGTTTAAAGATtgggaaggtataacatttgTAGATCTGAAAAGTATTAGGAAAGTTATGCATATTTTTCCTAAccgaaaatggaaaacttGGAACAGCCTTTTCCTTATTaatatttggccaaaatccatatttttggtCCCGTTTATAGTGAATATTTAAGATAGTTTGCAAGcgatttaaaaaagaaataccaCTTATGAATCAGGACTCAAATTCGGTTCAAGCAGCATTAAAAgatgtaaaaaaatatacaacaaaatttttggttaaattttgacaaaaatgattttggctcatgattttggccaaaaacccaCCCAAAATTGTATTGTTCTACTTTGCACatcttttgatgcagatcggaGGAGATTAGATCCCTgcttcataaatggtattccatTTTCGAATCTGATGAGGATTAGTTAAAATATTCGCTAAAAACTGTCTTAAAAGTtcaaagttttgaaaaataaataatataaaaacccATAAATAGAAACCTTCCCGATCGTGGAATTCCAAGTTGCATCATTTTCAATCataatctagattctagaaacaaatattgttcgcaatttttcaaaggggtaacatcatgatttttgtcaaaatctgacaaaaaaattttctgtgttattttttttgtggtctcTTGATGCAGTTTGAACCTGATTCGAGTCCTGAATAATAAGTGGTATTTGTTTTTGGAATCGCTTGCTAAAGGATTtaaatattcactaaaaagtacattaaaagttaaaatttttcaaataatggATATCAAACTTTTTGAGTAATAAGCCATCTATATCTTTTATAACTGTAACTGTTAACTTAAATTTCCCCTCATCTATTAATTTTGTGGGCCTAAAGTAGTTTGTAGCTTTCCTTACTTACGGCCATTAAAAGATAATTATAATAGTTAGGCCAGAAGTGTGCCATGAATTGGGGTCTAAGCTGGGGTCCAAGGGAATGGAAGCTGGGTCAGTAGCAGATACTTTCGTATCAAGATATTGCGTAAGGATATGACAAGGGGGGCTTAAGAGGACACGTACGAAGGAGAAGGGGTGGCAGCAGGACCTTTACCACCCCAACATCCTGCTGCCTGCATTGGGcgattattatttattatcttAATTATGTCTTAAAATCCTCTGTGAAGCGGGACAAGCACCTGCCTAGGAGAAGAAAATGCGAGGGCAGACAGCACCCCTGCCTGGGTCTTGGTCCTGTATCCTGGCTCATGTGCTCCTTTTCGGTCCTGTCCTGTTTGGAAAAGTATTTGCGCGGAAAATTCCCCATCggatgagtgtgtgtgtgtgggtgtttgTAGAAGCTTCGCACATGCTACCACTCTAAGCCTTTCCTTGTCGTGTCTTGTCTTTTTGGCACCTTATCCTGCTGGCTGCATCCTCCCACATCCTTTGCACATCCTCCCCCCGCCGTCAACTGTCGTTTGTCTTGGGCGCGTAATAAAAAGACTTAACAACGCGAgttgtttaattattatttatgacACTCCTCGGCTCAGACCGAGACCGAGACCGAGATTAttgcccaaaaaattgttGCTCCAGAGATTCCAGAAGTTAGATTCCAGCTTGGTTTGATTTACCGCCTAGGCTGTTAGGAGTCCTCCGTTCTTGGTGCGACTATTTAAATCAATTGCGGATTCACTCGCCTCCCAGCACTCGCTTCGGCTTTCCCAAGCCAACGAGCTCAATCtcaattcattttcataaaatcCAAAAACTTTTACTCTGCCGTAATTTACGATGATAATTATGGCAACTGCGAATTACCCCCCAGGGAGGCTAAGCCAAGGCCGACCAAGGCCTCCCACGGCCTCACCTACTGGGCGGCAGCaacagccacaaaaaaaatgtaaaaatgaTAATCCTATTGTCAGGCGataattcaaaagttttatTCCATTTTTCGGGACTGCCCATCGTCCAAGGATCAACTGGAAggtaaagaaaatatattaacaTAAAGTAGGTTAGGAAAACGGCATTTTctgtataaatattaaagattaattggatgattttatttcataaaagtcATGTTTTCTTTCCTACTTGCTTTCGTGTTTTTGGTAAGAGTGGCGGCTGAGACTAAGCCCTGGGAATGAATTATGCTTTTAATTGGAAACGCTTGGCGCCAAACACTTTCTGCTGATGCCGAGATGGCGTTGCCAAAAAAGATTTGCTCATTAAACCGCCGAAGGACTTTCTCGCCCTCCTCCCACCTCCTCCACACGCCCCTTAACGTTTTCGAATGTCGGCTGGTGGTGCGCCGCAGgtataaatttcataaaactAATACGAATTGATTTATGGCATTCTTTGCTGGCCTGGCGAAAGGCTTGCCTCCATCCGAGGACTTCTTGGTTTTTTAAGCCCCCGCCCCCACCGCCTGGCAGCTACTTTCTCCGGCTCCTTGGAGATGGCTACGGTTCCAGTCTGGCTTTTTAAATCTCGCCCAACCCCCGAGGTGGTCGGATGGAGCTGTGCTATCAGTAGCTGGCATTTGCTCTGGAGTTGGTCTTTGTCTAAATCTTTGCCTGCTGTCAGAGGAAGAAAGTTTTCGTTTTTGGCACAAGGTGAACTctacctccacctccacctccgccCACCGGGCACCGTGCACCCCTTTTTTGGAACTGCGGGAGGGTGAGTTCTCGGTTGGCGCGTCTTAAGCTTATAATTCATAAAGCATTTAAGTGGACGAAAATCGAAATTTATTGCTATTCAAGATATTTGCTGTGGAACGCTGGCTAAAAATCTAGAATGGCAAGCATTAAATGGGAATGTCTTTGGTTTAAGACTTGCCACCCATCGCCCCAACCCCCTGACATTTTTCTCCCCCATCCGACATAActgaataataaatataattgtcTATAAGGCAATTCCTCTGGCTAAGGGTATGCAAATTGCGGGGGTCTGCTTTATCACCAGTGCTACCCCGCCCTTAGCCAGAGTTTCATGTTTGTGTATCAAAAATGTGGTAGTCCTTGTGACGTATCGTCCTGCAGATAGAAGCAAATTGTTTCTCCCCAACCACTGACATCGAAATAAACATTCGTACTTACTGGGCGCTAAggcataaaaatataatcaaagCCCGGAAAGGAAGGTCGTTCTGTGTGTGGGCGTGTGTTTGATGCGAGAATGTGTGGCCCAAATTTCATTCTGATGAGTCCGATTAGAAGGAGTCATAATGGCGAGGATATCTTTACGACATCTGAGGAAATGCTAAGCTGGCAAGCTAGCAGGATGCCGATGGTCGTCTCGTGTCCATTTCCCAGGCGCCACGACTTCCGTTTCAAGTTTtttccttcatttttttttctcttcacCTGAAttcgcattttattttatcagtTGCCTCTGGCAGATGGACAgctgggtggttgggtggctgggtggaGTGCTTATCTCGCGACACCGCAGCTGTCATTCAACTTAACTTTAACTTTGACTGCACTCCGGGTGGTGTCCTGCGGTGTCCCGCCTGTCCTCCGACTTAGCGctcagaaaataaataaaaagcacttcatttcttattaaaaaatcGCTAGAAATTGCCCAATAAAACGTCGGCGAAGGCCGCCAGCTCTAAGTCAGCCCCAGATTAGACGGGAGAAACGcaaaatcaaaaccaaaatcaatCCATTAACAAAAGCACACAAAGGACGAGCGCTAAAGTCCTTGGACCGTGCGGCATTAACTTGTGATTTCAACTGTGCGAATTCCCAACGCCGGCAATGACTTTGCATCGCAGCGGCCGCTAATTATCCCACGAAAAGTGGGCGACAGGACACAAGGACACACGGGGCGTGGCATGACAAAAGGCGTCTCGGCAACAAAGCCGTTGCGCTTCATTAAAACGGCAAGGACACAGCCGGCGGGAGAAAGTGAGAGATTGTAAGCAGGATGTTCGGCAGGGAGCAGGGGGCAGTGGGGCAGCGCATCCCTGCTCATTATCCTGTGCAGTTATCCGCCAAAGCGTTGCGTGTGGCAACCGAGTTCAAAATTCGACTCCACAATAACTCTGCCGAATTCAATAGtgaaaagttttgaaaaaaagcatTGGCaatgggtgggtggttgggtgagGATGGTGGTATCCTGACAAGCTTATCAGTCCTGGCATTACGCTGACTTATGCATTCTACAGCGAGCTCTTTGTCTGCCTCCGCCTCCTGCCCGCGATTTCCAGCCCTCACCCCTTAAATTATATTCTTGTACTTCCATCGTCGCTAACCATTTAAAATCGTTTGCTTTTCGGAGGTTTCTGGAGGTTGCCCTTTGACCCTCCACCCCGTAATCAAGCTAAAAACATGTGGCTGTCAACACGTCAGCACGGCAAGTCCTTGATTTtgttttcctgtttttttttttttatttatttagtccTTGTGAAGATGAgttgcttttcattttttttatttcacacTGCATCTTTATAGCACTGTCGTCTGAGGCGTCGTTTCTGTTTTGCTCACGCTTCATTACAATAAATCCGGTTACGGATGTCTGCAGGTCGCTCCTGTTCCTGCTACTGCTGGTGTTGCACTCCGGCCGCATCCTTCATCGGGAATGAGTAATTTTAATGCCCTATCAGCAACTGTCTGCCTCGTGTCTCCGTGAATCAGAACACTTGCTGCAGTTGCACTTCATCGGTTTGCCAGAAAGTTGTTTCTTTCTTAAACGACTACCACTTTGTGTGTTGTATCTTTTGGATGGATTATTTGTTGACATGTttacttttcaaattttaacaATTATTTAATGGTTAAGAGGGCTTTTAAATCTTTAGTATTTTTCTTGCTGCACTAACCAACACCGAGCTCCGACCCGGGAAACTACCATTTGAACGCTTCTCCACACTTGCCATCCCCATTTCCCCATGCCCCACGGTGGCTTATCAGCGGGTTATCTTATCAGGCGCCGTGGAAGCCGATGCCGAATGCCCGTCGTAAGCGGCCAGCAGGTGAGTAATTTTCCTGACTCGGTCAGTATTAGAAAGGCAGTTGCGCGTTGATCGCATACATTCAGGAAATCGCACAATCGTACGCCCTGGaatttcaaaaactttggACTGACAATTGTAAAATGCTGAGGGCGTGGCTGCACTGGAGTGGCGGTCAACTTCTACAATCCTCGATCAAGTTTTGAGAACTTCCTTTCCTTTCCGGGCATACTGGCGTAGTGTTTACATAGACCCGTTTTGTTTTCGGTTACGGTgctccagtttttttttcgactTTGTGGCAGATAAGATAAGTCGATTGCAGTTCGAAAGGCGTTTAGTTCGAGGCACACAAAATCCAACAGGTGAATAGTCTGTGATGTCACTAGCCCCCAGGAATCGACGCAATTTTAAACTGCGTTTAACCAAAAGCCCAGAgacaacaaaataatttcaGCTGATAAGTCGTTAATGAAAAGGCCTGCGcattaaagtatatatattcatattccttGCAGATATGGGGTTGTTTTGGTTGCTCGCTACCCTCCTACCCTGCCTGATCTCCACCGCCTGGGCTGTCAACTGCCCCTTCCCGTGTCGGTGCATCTGGATAGTGGACAGTCTGTATGCGGACTGCTCGAAGAGAGCCCTCCAGACTTTCCCCGACTTCGAAGGCATTCCGGTGGAGCACCTAGACTTGTCGGGCAATCAGTTCGCAGAGTTCCCAACCCAGTATGCGGACATTGACTCGCTGATCTACTTGGATCTGTCCAACAACCACATCTCCACTGTTGGTGCAAGATCGCTTATTGGCTATGGCTCGTTGATAACCCTGAAGCTGGCCAACAACTCGATAATGTCCTGGGAGGATCTGAGTCCCAATGAGGCATTCAAATCGACCCCCAAACTGAAACGACTCAGCCTGCAAGGCAACCAACTGGGTAACTTTGGAACCGGCGAGAGCTTCGAGTTGCTGAAGAGCCTTTCCCTCACGGAACTGGACATATCCTCCTGCGGAATAAGCAAGCTGGGAGGCGACCAACTCATCAATCAGTTGCCAAACTTGGAGCAACTGAGACTGGCTAACAATAAGATCGATGCTCTGGCAAGCCTTCCCTCCCACAGCTTGCGATTCTTGGACCTGAGCAACTGCAGCATCAAATCGCTAACCGAGATCTTCCTCGACTCGGTGGGCAGCTTGGAGGTCCTCAACCTATCCCGCAACACGGAGCTAAAGTTTGGGGACTCGGATGTGGGACCAGTCTTTGCCACCTCTCTTCGAAGGTTGGATGTCTCCTATTGTAATCTGGACAGCATCGAACTGAGTGGCTTGCCTCAGCTCTCGGAGGTTCGTTTGCGGGGCAATCTTCTAAGGGAACTGAATTCGGGAACATTTGCCAACAACTCCATGCTGGAGGTTCTTGATCTTTCGGAGAATGTGCTCCGCCTTATTGGCCAGGATGCCTTCACCAACTTGAAGAGGCTGAAGGAGCTGAACTTGGCCTTCAACGAGATAGCTCGTTTGGATCGGAACTTCATTCGGAACAACGATGCGCTGGTGGAGCTGAATCTTAGCCGTAATGTTCTGCGGAAGTTGACCAAAATAGTATCTAACTCTGTGAGGACCATTAACATGAGCTGGTGCGAAATCACTTCGATAGAAAGCTCGGCCTTGTCGAGTCTCTCGGCCATCCTGAGGTTGGATTTGTCCAACAACCTCATCAGTGATATTCCGTCTTTTATGAGATCCGAGACACTCCAGGAGCTTAATCTTGGCAATTGCAGGTATAAAGGGATATGAATCCTCTTTAAAGAGCATTGATTAACCTTTATTTGTTTTCAGAATATCCACCATTAGAAACAATACTTTCCGGGACTTTCCAGAACTAGCTAATCTTCATTTAAATGGAAATCGTCTGACCAGTCCTATCCCGCCACTCTATTTCCGCGGCAACAAGTTTCTAGATCAGTTATGGATGGGCGATAATCCCTGGATATGCGACTGCCACAACCCACTCTTTGTGGAGTTCTACGACTATCTCACTTCAAAGCCAGCAAAGGTGAGTTTTAGGATTCTTAAATgagaataattaaataaattttgattcCCCCCCAGATCAAAGACAAAAATCACCTGCGGTGT is a window of Drosophila bipectinata strain 14024-0381.07 chromosome 2R, DbipHiC1v2, whole genome shotgun sequence DNA encoding:
- the LOC108121326 gene encoding uncharacterized protein; its protein translation is MGLFWLLATLLPCLISTAWAVNCPFPCRCIWIVDSLYADCSKRALQTFPDFEGIPVEHLDLSGNQFAEFPTQYADIDSLIYLDLSNNHISTVGARSLIGYGSLITLKLANNSIMSWEDLSPNEAFKSTPKLKRLSLQGNQLGNFGTGESFELLKSLSLTELDISSCGISKLGGDQLINQLPNLEQLRLANNKIDALASLPSHSLRFLDLSNCSIKSLTEIFLDSVGSLEVLNLSRNTELKFGDSDVGPVFATSLRRLDVSYCNLDSIELSGLPQLSEVRLRGNLLRELNSGTFANNSMLEVLDLSENVLRLIGQDAFTNLKRLKELNLAFNEIARLDRNFIRNNDALVELNLSRNVLRKLTKIVSNSVRTINMSWCEITSIESSALSSLSAILRLDLSNNLISDIPSFMRSETLQELNLGNCRISTIRNNTFRDFPELANLHLNGNRLTSPIPPLYFRGNKFLDQLWMGDNPWICDCHNPLFVEFYDYLTSKPAKIKDKNHLRCGAPAIFYGKLWEFACADVWIVNARSSSGGEKAWGIIMVTLIGIGALILAYACLQKHLRKRKIRQDNREYSENDEELQRIRHLNSRILLEDATPSIHQNQEISLLPSYEDALRMPKLERPVKSMLDLSGPERARNSRKLRRSQTHPDGDGSQSDMEEGLQLDSRQRFRSAEMLSNRDKERRAQYGPYRRTGYMEYNQSGSRRLSIEDSRFPAAHLKSQNLQSAEQIGNFQSYENSPYTKRKPKIAEIPPFKRVNMMAESVEFLTDPEYEDLGSKPGSPFAKRKPKPPLPPPNASMKVNAQVYTVQHSPVIELDPAIEDYFSAAKKQASSSTIASEFQELLEPELTSLPDDNRSSASGGGTEHDLERGRRKKRRNSASRRVSGSFTADRAADNSSSDSEHRAQVHRPMRETLF